The following proteins come from a genomic window of Lycium ferocissimum isolate CSIRO_LF1 chromosome 4, AGI_CSIRO_Lferr_CH_V1, whole genome shotgun sequence:
- the LOC132053589 gene encoding transketolase, chloroplastic produces MASSSSLTLSQALFSPSLPRHGSSSSSSSTPSFSFPPFSGLKSTPFTSHHRRVIPSTATAKQHAIRASAAVETLEKTDEGLVVKSVNTIRFLAIDAVEKANSGHPGLPMGCAPMGHILYDEVMKYNPKNPYWFNRDRFVLSAGHGCMLQYALLHLAGYDSVLEEDLKTFRQWGSKIPGHPENFETPGVEVTTGPLGQGIANAVGLALAERHLAARFNKPDAEIVDHYTYCIIGDGCNMEGISNEACSLAGHWGLGKLIAFYDDNHISIDGDTEIAFTEDVSARFEALGWHVIWVKNGNTGYDEIRAAIKEAKSVKDKPTMIKVTTTIGFGSPNKANSYSVHGSALGAKEVEATRNNLGWPYEPFHVPEDVKSHWSRHTPEGAALEVEWNTKFAEYEKKYPEEAADLKSIITGELPAGWEKALPTYTPDSPADATRNLSQQNLNALAKVLPGFLGGSADLASSNMTLLKMFGDFQKNTPEERNLRFGVREHGMGAICNGIALHSLGLIPYCATFFVFTDYMRGAMRISALSEAGVIYVMTHDSIGLGEDGPTHQPIEHLASFRAMPNILMFRPADGNETAGAYKVAVLKRKTPSILALSRQKLPQLAGTSIEGAAKGGYIVSDNSSGNKPDVILMGTGSELEIAVNAADELRKEGKTVRVVSFVCWELYDKQSAEYKESVLPASVTARVSIEAGSTFGWQKFVGDKGKAIGIDGFGASAPAGRIYKEFGITAEAVVAAAKEVS; encoded by the exons ATGGCTTCATCATCTTCTCTCACTCTCTCTCAAGCtctcttttctccttctctccCTCGCCATGGCtcatcctcctcctcctcttccaCTCCTTCCTTCTCTTTCCCGCCTTTCTCCGGCCTTAAATCCACTCCATTCACCTCCCACCATCGTCGCGTTATTCCCTCTACAGCCACCGCCAAGCAGCATGCTATACGCGCTTCGGCGGCTGTAGAGACATTGGAGAAAACTGATGAGGGTCTTGTTGTGAAATCTGTGAACACTATTCGTTTCTTGGCTATTGATGCTGTTGAAAAGGCTAATTCAGGTCACCCTGGTTTGCCAATGGGATGTGCACCAATGGGACATATATTGTATGATGAAGTTATGAAGTATAACCCCAAGAATCCTTACTGGTTTAATCGTGACCGGTTTGTTTTGTCTGCTGGTCATGGTTGTATGTTACAGTATGCTCTACTTCATCTTGCTGGTTATGACTCTGTTCTG GAAGAGGACTTGAAGACTTTCCGTCAATGGGGTAGCAAAATCCCTGGTCACCCTGAGAACTTTGAGACACCTGGTGTCGAAGTCACCACCG gtcCGCTGGGACAAGGTATTGCCAATGCTGTTGGCTTAGCCCTTGCAGAGAGGCACTTGGCTGCTCGCTTCAATAAGCCAGATGCTGAGATTGTTGACCACTACAC ATATTGTATAATTGGTGATGGTTGCAATATGGAGGGTATCTCAAATGAAGCTTGTTCCCTTGCTGGCCACTGGGGTCTTGGAAAACTGATTGCTTTCTATGACGATAACCACATCTCCATTGACGGAGACACAGAAATTGCTTTCACTGAGGATGTCAGTGCCCGTTTTGAAGCTCTAGGATGGCATGTGATCTGGGTGAAGAATGGTAACACAGGTTATGATGAGATTCGTGCTGCAATTAAGGAAGCCAAATCTGTCAAAGACAAACCCACTATGATCAAG GTAACTACAACCATTGGTTTTGGATCTCCAAACAAGGCAAACTCTTACAGTGTGCATGGTAGTGCACTTGGAGCAAAGGAAGTGGAGGCAACTAGAAATAACTTGGGATGGCCTTATGAGCCTTTCCATGTGCCTGAAGATGTGAAGAG CCATTGGAGCCGTCATACACCTGAGGGTGCTGCCCTTGAAGTGGAATGGAATACTAAGTTTGCCGAATATGAGAAAAAGTACCCAGAGGAAGCTGCAGATTTGAAATCCATCATTACTGGTGAACTACCTGCTGGCTGGGAGAAAGCTCTTCCT ACATACACTCCAGATAGCCCAGCTGATGCCACCAGAAACTTGTCGCAACAAAACCTGAATGCTCTTGCCAAGGTTCTACCAGGTTTCCTTGGTGGTAGTGCTGATCTTGCCTCATCAAACATGACTCTTTTGAAAATGTTCGGTGACTTCCAGAAGAACACTCCAGAAGAGCGTAATTTAAGGTTTGGTGTTCGTGAACATGGTATGGGAGCCATATGTAACGGGATTGCTCTACACAGCCTTGGCTTGATTCCCTATTGTGCTACTTTCTTTGTGTTCACTGACTACATGAGAGGAGCCATGAGAATTTCAGCCTTGTCTGAAGCTGgagttatttatgttatgaccCACGATTCAATTGGTCTAGGAGAAGATGGGCCGACTCATCAACCCATTGAGCACTTGGCAAGTTTCCGTGCAATGCCCAACATTCTGATGTTCCGTCCAGCAGATGGGAATGAGACAGCGGGAGCTTACAAGGTGGCTGTCCTCAAGAGGAAAACACCATCAATCCTTGCCCTCTCTCGGCAAAAGTTGCCCCAACTTGCTGGTACTTCTATTGAAGGAGCAGCAAAGGGTGGATACATTGTATCTGACAATTCTTCAGGCAACAAACCTGATGTCATTTTGATGGGTACTGGCTCAGAGTTAGAAATTGCTGTCAACGCCGCTGATGAACTCAGGAAAGAAGGAAAGACAGTGAGAGTTGTTTCCTTTGTTTGTTGGGAGCTTTACGATAAACAATCAGCTGAGTACAAGGAAAGTGTCCTTCCAGCATCTGTTACAGCTAGAGTTAGCATTGAAGCTGGATCAACATTCGGGTGGCAGAAATTTGTTGGTGATAAAGGAAAAGCCATTGGAATTGACGGATTCGGTGCCAGTGCTCCTGCTGGAAGGATATACAAAGAGTTTGGTATTACAGCAGAGGCTGTTGTAGCTGCAGCTAAAGAAGTCTCTTAG